A single window of Streptomyces aquilus DNA harbors:
- a CDS encoding DUF58 domain-containing protein, giving the protein MTTAAGPGHAEADRGDKGGMRTALAGLTTRGRSFLAAGIAAAICAYVLGQSDLLRVGLLLAVLPLVCATVLYRTRYRVAGSRRLSPARVPAGSEARVHLRMDNVSRLPTGLLMLQDRVPYVLGPRPRFVLDRVEAGGRREVSYRVRSDLRGRYPLGPLQLRLTDPFGMCELTRSFSSYDTLTVIPRVEPLPPVRFSGEAKGYGDGRQRSLALAGEDDVIPRGYRYGDDLRRVHWRSTARYGELMVRREEQPQRSRCTVLLDTRGLAFHGAGPDSAFEWAVSGTASALVHMLERGFSVRLLTDTGSSVPGEGADGFAGANQESADAAGLMMDTLAVIDHSDGTGLSRAYDVLRGGNEGLLVAFFGDLDEEQATVAAKMRQRSGGAVAFLLDSASWGREPTDVAGPLDRSEERLRMLREVGWTALRVPRGASLTELWRQADRERTGLGVASGAGSEGAPA; this is encoded by the coding sequence ATGACCACCGCCGCCGGGCCGGGCCACGCGGAGGCCGACCGGGGCGACAAGGGCGGGATGCGCACCGCGCTGGCCGGCCTGACCACCCGCGGCCGGTCCTTCCTGGCCGCGGGCATCGCCGCCGCCATCTGCGCGTACGTCCTGGGGCAGAGCGATCTGCTGCGGGTCGGTCTGCTGCTGGCCGTGCTGCCCCTGGTCTGCGCCACCGTCCTGTACCGCACCCGCTACCGGGTCGCCGGCAGCCGCCGGCTCTCCCCCGCGCGCGTGCCCGCCGGCAGCGAGGCCCGCGTCCATCTGCGGATGGACAACGTCTCGCGGCTGCCCACCGGCCTGCTCATGCTCCAGGACCGGGTGCCCTACGTGCTCGGCCCGCGCCCCCGCTTCGTCCTCGACCGGGTCGAGGCGGGCGGCCGCCGCGAGGTGTCCTACCGGGTCCGCTCCGACCTGCGCGGCCGCTACCCGCTGGGCCCGCTCCAGCTGCGCCTGACCGACCCGTTCGGCATGTGCGAGCTGACCCGGTCCTTCTCCTCGTACGACACCCTGACGGTGATCCCGCGCGTGGAGCCGCTGCCGCCGGTCCGCTTCAGCGGCGAGGCGAAGGGCTACGGCGACGGGCGACAGCGCTCGCTCGCGCTGGCCGGCGAGGACGACGTCATCCCGCGCGGGTACCGCTACGGCGACGACCTGCGCCGGGTGCACTGGCGTTCCACCGCGCGCTACGGCGAGCTGATGGTGCGCCGCGAGGAACAGCCGCAGCGCTCCCGCTGCACGGTGCTGCTCGACACCCGGGGTCTCGCCTTCCACGGCGCGGGCCCCGACTCAGCGTTCGAGTGGGCCGTCTCGGGCACCGCGTCGGCGCTGGTCCACATGCTCGAACGCGGCTTCTCCGTACGGCTGTTGACGGACACCGGCAGCTCGGTGCCCGGCGAGGGCGCGGACGGGTTCGCCGGCGCGAACCAGGAGTCGGCGGACGCGGCGGGCCTGATGATGGACACCCTCGCGGTGATCGACCACTCCGACGGCACCGGCCTGTCGCGCGCGTACGACGTGCTGCGCGGCGGCAACGAAGGGCTGCTGGTCGCCTTCTTCGGCGACCTCGACGAGGAACAGGCCACGGTCGCCGCCAAGATGCGCCAGCGCAGCGGCGGCGCGGTCGCCTTCCTGCTGGACAGCGCGAGCTGGGGGCGGGAACCGACCGATGTGGCCGGGCCGTTGGACCGGAGCGAGGAGCGGTTGCGGATGCTGCGCGAGGTGGGCTGGACGGCGCTGCGCGTGCCGCGCGGCGCCTCTCTGACCGAGCTGTGGCGCCAGGCGGACCGTGAGCGCACCGGTCTGGGTGTGGCGAGCGGCGCGGGCAGTGAGGGGGCACCGGCATGA
- a CDS encoding transglutaminase TgpA family protein, translated as MSGRARLALCAWAATLMASCALLPLVEPATWIVQAAFLLGVQSLVGAATRRVPLARPLTVASQALVTLMMLTLVFAREQAVAGIVPGPEAFRHFADLLQQGSDDIARYAIPAPLESAGIRLMIIGGVLVIGLAVDTLAVTFRSAAPAGLPLLALYSVAAGLSDGGADWLWFLVAAAGYLMLLLAEGRDRLSQWGRVFGGAPRTPGAESGVVAPVRTGRRIGAVALGLALVVPIALPSMSGGLLDGVGTGAGAGNGSGGTISAVNPLVSLRDNLNADDDRQVLSVRSNPEAAASQYLRIVSLDDFDGTTWKPSKRSIEKVPDEFPTPLGLGADVRRAEITTRISAADWYQQDWLPMPYPPSGVDVDGKWRYEPEGMTLVGDHGQTTRGATYTVRSLDVRPTAEQLATAPEPPAALKREYTELPKSLPDIVTKTAREVTAGSSNHYEQAVKLQEYFTVTGGFQYDTQVQAGSGSQAIARFLENKQGFCVHFSFAMASMARSLGIPARVAVGFAPGTPQGDGSVSVGLKDAHAWPELYFEGVGWTRFEPTPTRGTQPEYTQTEAPGSNLPDTGRPTQSASAAPSAAPSASESCTAEQKKLEACPSESAAAALIKDDDGPKWYVLLAWAFAGLAALAIPLAPALWRMRTRAVRLGAHGRTEADAALHTLAVWLELTDTAWDFGIVPDGSQTPRKAAARIVRVGHLEPEAAASVHRVAEAVEQVLYAPRPRPVAGLAEDVRRAVAGLRGTAPRGTRLRATFAPRSTVRVVWAVSEWWSGVTARVAAARPTLRKPSGQQS; from the coding sequence ATGAGCGGGCGGGCACGACTGGCGCTGTGCGCCTGGGCGGCCACCCTGATGGCGTCCTGCGCCCTGCTCCCCCTGGTCGAGCCGGCCACGTGGATCGTCCAGGCGGCCTTCCTGCTGGGCGTGCAGTCCCTGGTGGGCGCGGCGACCCGGCGGGTGCCGCTGGCCCGGCCGCTGACCGTGGCCTCGCAGGCGCTGGTCACGCTGATGATGCTGACCCTGGTCTTCGCCCGGGAGCAGGCGGTCGCCGGGATCGTCCCCGGCCCCGAGGCCTTCCGGCACTTCGCCGACCTGCTCCAGCAGGGCAGCGACGACATCGCGCGGTACGCGATCCCGGCGCCGCTGGAGTCCGCCGGCATCCGGCTGATGATCATCGGTGGCGTCCTGGTCATCGGGCTCGCGGTGGACACCCTCGCGGTGACCTTCCGCAGCGCGGCTCCGGCCGGGCTGCCGCTGCTGGCGCTGTACTCGGTGGCCGCGGGGCTGTCCGACGGCGGCGCGGACTGGCTGTGGTTCCTGGTCGCGGCGGCGGGCTATCTGATGCTGCTGCTCGCCGAGGGACGCGACCGGCTCTCCCAGTGGGGGCGGGTCTTCGGCGGGGCACCGCGCACTCCCGGCGCGGAGTCCGGTGTGGTGGCCCCGGTCCGCACCGGGCGGCGCATCGGCGCGGTCGCGCTGGGGCTGGCCCTCGTGGTGCCCATCGCCCTGCCCTCGATGAGCGGCGGCCTCCTGGACGGCGTGGGCACGGGCGCGGGCGCCGGGAACGGCAGCGGGGGCACGATCTCCGCGGTGAACCCCCTGGTGTCCCTGCGCGACAACCTCAACGCGGACGACGACCGCCAGGTCCTGTCCGTGCGCTCGAACCCCGAGGCGGCCGCGAGCCAGTACCTGCGGATCGTCTCCCTGGACGACTTCGACGGCACCACCTGGAAGCCGTCCAAGCGCAGCATCGAGAAGGTTCCGGACGAGTTCCCCACCCCGCTCGGGCTCGGTGCCGACGTCCGGCGGGCCGAGATCACGACGCGGATCTCGGCGGCCGACTGGTACCAGCAGGACTGGCTGCCGATGCCGTACCCGCCGAGCGGCGTGGACGTCGACGGGAAGTGGCGCTACGAACCCGAGGGCATGACGCTGGTCGGGGACCACGGCCAGACCACGCGCGGGGCGACGTACACGGTCAGGAGCCTGGACGTGCGGCCGACGGCCGAGCAGCTCGCCACGGCGCCGGAGCCGCCCGCGGCCCTGAAGCGCGAGTACACCGAGCTGCCGAAGTCCCTGCCCGACATCGTCACCAAGACCGCCCGTGAGGTCACCGCCGGCTCCTCGAACCACTACGAGCAGGCGGTGAAGCTCCAGGAGTACTTCACGGTGACCGGGGGCTTCCAGTACGACACCCAGGTGCAGGCGGGCAGCGGCTCGCAGGCGATCGCCCGGTTCCTGGAGAACAAGCAGGGCTTCTGCGTCCACTTCTCCTTCGCGATGGCCTCCATGGCCCGCAGCCTCGGCATCCCGGCCCGGGTCGCCGTGGGCTTCGCACCGGGTACGCCGCAGGGCGACGGTTCGGTGTCGGTGGGGCTGAAGGACGCCCACGCGTGGCCGGAGCTGTACTTCGAGGGGGTGGGCTGGACCCGCTTCGAGCCGACCCCGACCCGGGGCACGCAGCCCGAGTACACGCAGACGGAGGCCCCGGGCAGCAACCTGCCGGACACCGGCAGGCCGACGCAGTCGGCGAGCGCGGCGCCGTCCGCCGCCCCCTCCGCGAGCGAGAGCTGCACGGCGGAGCAGAAGAAGCTCGAGGCCTGCCCGAGCGAGTCCGCGGCGGCCGCGCTCATCAAGGACGACGACGGTCCGAAGTGGTACGTCCTGCTGGCCTGGGCGTTCGCCGGTCTCGCCGCCCTGGCGATCCCGCTGGCGCCCGCGCTGTGGCGGATGCGGACCCGCGCGGTACGGCTGGGGGCGCACGGACGGACCGAGGCGGACGCCGCGCTGCACACTCTGGCGGTCTGGCTGGAACTGACGGACACGGCCTGGGACTTCGGGATCGTGCCGGACGGGTCGCAGACCCCGCGCAAGGCGGCGGCCCGGATCGTCCGGGTGGGGCATCTCGAACCCGAGGCCGCGGCCTCGGTGCATCGTGTGGCCGAAGCGGTGGAGCAGGTCCTCTACGCGCCGCGGCCACGTCCGGTGGCGGGGCTGGCGGAGGACGTCCGGCGGGCCGTCGCCGGGCTGCGCGGTACGGCGCCGCGGGGCACGCGGCTGCGCGCGACCTTCGCCCCGCGTTCGACCGTCCGAGTGGTGTGGGCCGTCTCGGAGTGGTGGAGCGGTGTCACGGCGCGGGTGGCGGCGGCCCGGCCGACCCTGCGCAAACCGTCCGGCCAGCAGAGCTGA
- a CDS encoding AAA family ATPase: protein MTTYDDRASLTDLTATVERVRSSVEGVIEGKPEVVRLSLTVLLAEGHLLIEDVPGVGKTMLAKALARSIDCSVRRIQFTPDLLPSDITGVSIWDQQRRDFEFKPGAIFAQIVIGDEINRASPKTQSALLESMEERQVTIDGQTYELPSPFMVVATQNPVEMEGTYPLPEAQRDRFMARVSIGYPSAEAELQMLDVHGGVNPLDDLQPVAHAHDIVKLVDAVRGVHVADPVRRYAVDLVAATRTHPDLRLGASPRATLHLLRAAKASAALSGREYALPDDVQALAVAVLAHRLLPTAQAQLNRRTAEQVVQEILQRTPVPQQQGGMGLGHGTPGYGQQPPRRLG, encoded by the coding sequence GTGACGACCTATGACGATCGAGCGAGCCTCACTGATCTGACTGCCACTGTGGAGCGAGTCCGCAGTTCGGTGGAGGGTGTGATCGAGGGCAAGCCCGAGGTCGTACGGCTTTCGCTGACCGTGCTGCTCGCCGAGGGGCATCTTCTGATCGAGGATGTCCCCGGCGTCGGCAAGACCATGCTGGCGAAGGCACTGGCGCGGTCCATCGACTGCTCGGTGCGGCGTATTCAGTTCACGCCCGACCTGCTGCCCTCGGACATCACCGGTGTCTCGATCTGGGACCAGCAGCGCCGGGACTTCGAGTTCAAGCCGGGCGCGATCTTCGCGCAGATCGTGATCGGCGACGAGATCAACCGCGCCTCGCCGAAGACGCAGTCCGCGCTCCTGGAGTCCATGGAGGAGCGGCAGGTCACCATCGACGGGCAGACCTACGAGCTGCCCAGCCCCTTCATGGTGGTGGCCACGCAGAACCCGGTCGAGATGGAGGGCACCTACCCGCTGCCGGAGGCCCAGCGCGACCGCTTCATGGCACGGGTCTCCATCGGCTACCCCAGCGCGGAGGCCGAGTTGCAGATGCTCGACGTCCACGGCGGGGTGAACCCGCTGGACGACCTCCAGCCGGTGGCCCACGCGCACGACATCGTGAAGCTGGTCGACGCCGTCCGCGGCGTCCATGTCGCCGACCCGGTCCGGCGCTACGCCGTCGACCTGGTCGCCGCCACGCGCACCCACCCCGACCTCAGACTCGGCGCCTCCCCGCGCGCGACGCTGCATCTGCTGCGCGCGGCGAAGGCGTCGGCCGCGCTCAGCGGCCGGGAGTACGCGCTGCCGGACGACGTGCAGGCCCTCGCCGTCGCCGTCCTGGCCCACCGCCTGCTGCCCACCGCCCAGGCCCAGCTGAACCGGCGCACCGCGGAGCAGGTCGTGCAGGAGATCCTGCAGCGCACCCCGGTGCCCCAGCAGCAGGGCGGCATGGGCCTCGGCCACGGCACGCCGGGCTACGGCCAGCAGCCGCCGCGGAGGCTTGGATGA